A single window of Lathamus discolor isolate bLatDis1 chromosome 20, bLatDis1.hap1, whole genome shotgun sequence DNA harbors:
- the LOC136024245 gene encoding kinesin-like protein KIF18B, whose amino-acid sequence MKGEHGPTPLVLQLSQEPRTSQAEASRMTARSKAIAASTAKGDNKELQAPLHPKHNCPRDTGDAGGAEPLFLVTLAQVSCSLVPVSVPRPVASGLSGIRKLCSVLKAANLLTPDLVLVLEELAQLVPQDTGGSPEQAGPLSRSAELSEAPPAKRTKWSCDDEASVTVCGAPVLSPTPQCLQQPAPFSGRVLMASSPIESRKSGLGGASPSGPRRSVKRQLKRQQGCGKAAEIPSPESPGTSWLEAGAPASPGSPVPLGYTPKSCPAPVPQSRVPPAVSAAQNLCSPPAHELNVTFEVCPDSRSPSAIGPLPVRHSECLDREKSQCQQAKQEGPFMPRAPIPALAMKSSSIPKAPALKRRRVESVALPCPGGLQSCTAQLQRSSKSCVHPSRIPGEPCAPPHPGTR is encoded by the exons atgaagggcgagcatggTCCCACCCCATTGGTGCTGCAG ctgtcccaggagcctcgcaccagccaggccgaggccagcaggatgacggcacggagcaaagccatcgctgccagcACCGCTAAGGGTGAcaacaaggagctgcaagcaccactgcacccaaagcacaactgccccagggacacgg gtgatgctggtggtgctgagccTCTGTTCCTGGTGACACTGGCTCAAGTCTCCTGCTCACTGGTTCCTGTCTCTGTCCCCAGGCCTGTGGCCTCTGGCCTGAGTGGCATCCGGAAGCTCTGTTCCGTCCTGAAGGCTGCCAACCTCCTCACCCCTGACTTGGTCCTCGTGCTTGAGGAACTGGCCCAGCTGGTCCCTCAGGACACTGGTGGGAGCCCTGAGCAAGCCGGGCCTCTGAGCAGGTCTGCAGAGCTCAGCGAGGCCCCCCCAGCCAAGAGGACGAAGTGGAGCTGTGATG aTGAGGCATCTGTCACCGTGTGCGGTGCCCCGGTGCTGAGTCCCACCccgcagtgcctgcagcagcctgctccGTTCTCCGGCCGTGTGCTCATGGCTTCCAGCCCGATTGAGAGCAGGAAGTCTGGGCTGGGCGGTGCCTCCCCATCAGGACCTCGCCGCAGCGTCAAGAGGCAATTGAAACggcagcagggatgtgggaaGGCAGCGGAGATTCCCAGTCCGGAGAGCCCTGGCACTTCCTGGCTTGAAGCAGGAGCTCCAGCATCCCCTGGCTCCCCGGTGCCACTGGGTTACACCCCCAAATCCTGCCCAGCACCAGTCCCCCAAAGCCGTGTGCCCCCGGCAGTGTCAGCTGCCCAGAACCTGTGCTCCCCGCCTGCCCATGAGCTCAATGTGACCTTTGAGGTCTGCCCGGACAGCAGATCCCCCAGCGCCATCGGGCCCCTTCCCGTCCGCCACTCAGAGTGCTTGGACAGGGAGAAGAGTCAGTGCCAGCAAGCAAAGCAGGAGGGCCCCTTCATGCCTAG AGCCCCCATCCCAGCGCTGGCCATGAAGAGCTCCTCCATCCCCAAAGCACCTGCGCTGAAGCGGAGGCGAGTGGAGAG CGtcgccctgccctgcccggggGGGCTCCAGAGCTGCACTGCCCAACTGCAgcgcagcagcaagagctgtgtgCATCCCTCCCGCATCCCAGGTGAGCCCTGTGCTCCTCCGCACCCAG GGACTAGATAA
- the LOC136024242 gene encoding acrosin-like has translation MADYYGTSRIVGGVDAQQGAWPWIVSIQFPRGTGSSHICGGSLITPQWVLTAAHCFVGQKMAWNEMEWNGTGSNGSWNRLGWMEHPNLLRPCHPSAPAPSQGIPSLSPTCESLSEPISPCPTAPTPALPLPPSFTTDWFVMVGITDLAWANAETQKRRIRQVVVHEYYTGISGGFDIALVELDQPVQCGYHVQLACVPDATLRLSQLSECFISGWGAREARSECPTAPLALECWVMGSWNGMEGRVKLIQAYWRLLQLGKEQTSLLHPTHPTGASSPSALQEAKVRLIDVKLCNSTNWYRGAIKRHNLCAGYPQGGIDTCQGDSGGPLMCRDKRANFFWVVGLTSWGRGCARANHPGVYTSTQHFHEWILYQLGMFRSAGASATPPTWSHQHVSHTPTQETMPAPTASSISGFCSFPVRVLVEFATRVRELLQGLGGKKT, from the exons atggctgattacTATGGGACATCACGCATCGTCGGAGGCGTGGATGCGCAGCAGGGCGCCTGGCCATGGATcgtcagcatccagttccccaggGGCACCGGCtcctcgcacatctgcggggggtccctcatcacCCCCCAGTGGGTCCTCACGgctgctcactgcttcgtcgggcaaaa aatggCATGGAATgagatggaatggaatggcacGGGATCAAATGGATCATGGAATcggctgggttgg atggagcatccaaaccttctccgtccatgccatcccagtgccccagcaccctcccagggaatcccttccttatctccaacctgcgagtccctgtcggaacccatcagcccttgtcctacggctccaacccctgctcttccactccctcccagcttcaccacggattggttcgtGATGGTCGGAATCACGGAcctggcttgggccaatgccgagacccagaagcgtcggatacggcaggtcgtggtccatgaatattacaCCGGCATCTCCGGCGGCTTCGACATCGCCTTGGTGGAGCTGGACCAGCCGGTGCAGTGCGGGTACCACGTGCAGCTGGCCTGCGTGCCCGATGCGACGCTCAGGCTATCCCAGCTCTCCGAGTGCTTCATCAGCGGATGGGGCGCGAGGGAGGCCAGAAGTGAGTGCCCGACGGCCCCGTTGGCCTTGGAATGCTGGGTCATGGGttcatggaatgggatggaagggagggtaaagctcatccaggcctATTGGAGGTTGCTCCAACTGGGGAAGGAGCAAACcagccttctccatccaacccatccca CGGGGGCATCGTCCccatcagccctgcaggaggccaagGTCCGCCTCATTGATGTcaagctctgcaacagcaccaaTTGGTACCGAGGGGCCATCAAGAGACACAACCTCTGTGCTGGGTACCCGCAGGGAGGCATCGACACCTGCCAG GGTGACAGCGGCGGTCCCCTCATGTGCCGGGACAAGCGCGCCAACTTCTTCTGGGTTGTGGGGCTGACGAGCTGGGGCCGCGGCTGCGCCAGGGCCAACCATCCGGGGGTCTACACCTCAACGCAGCACTTCCATGAGTGGATCCTCTACCAGCTGGGGATGTTCCGCTCCGCGGGAGCCTCCGCCACGCCCCCGACATGGAGCCACCAGCACGTCTCCCACACTCCCACCCAGGAGACGATGCCGGCGCCCACGGCCTCCAGCATCAGTGGCTTCTGCTCGTTCCCGGTTCGGGTGCTGGTGGAATTCGCCACTCGGGTGCGGGAGTTGCTGCAGGGTCTAGGGGGGAAGAAGACTTGA